The genomic interval GTACGTTTAGAGTCATAACTGCctataattacaaaataatccCTGCTGTCTAGGtacattttgaaacatttaagGGCTGTACCTGATAGGACTACCCAGTCTTCTAACCTATCATGCAATTTTTTATGGTTAACTGTGTCAAGGGTCACACTGACATAAATATCACTGTGAATAAGAACATCAACATAAAGTTAAGATAATTAACTCAACTCCCTCTGTAACATCCAAGACATAGCTTGTGAAGTGTAATGACAACACAAAAACTCTGCAAAATCATATtgtatctttattatttttattaatatcaTTGTCTTCAATCGGTCATTCTCATAACTTCGTCTAATACCAGGAATCCATGATGCGCCTCATGGACATGAACCTCATGCCACCGAAGCTCCTGTACTCCCCAGGCCAGAAGTACCTCATCCTGCCCCTGTAGTGGGGCTGCTCATACATGAGCCAGTGGCCGTCCATCACGTGGCAGGACATGCAGTTGGACCAGCGGTAACGATCCATGAAGGAGTCGCAGTCATCCGTCATCTCCATCATCTGACCGCCAAAGTTCTCCCTGTCATAGATCCTCATCCTGTACGATCCTCTGTACTGTTTGAAGAACATAGAAGCGGAATTCAGTTCACTGCTATTTGCAGAAAGTGATTCATTCTCAATCTGTTATGCACAGGCTAATATGTAACAGTAACAGTGATAAAAACGTTACCATGGGGATCATGCGGCAGGATCTGAACCAGTCACTCATGCCCATGCTCATGCAGTCAGGGTACTCGCCCCTCTTCACAAAGTACTGGTTCCCCATGTAGTTTGGGCGGTCATAGAGCATGAAGCAGCCGCTATGCACTCTGCAGGAGTAACAGTGGCTCAAGTAGGAACTGAGGTCACCGCAGTCGCTGCTGCACTCATAGGAGCGACCCCCAAAGTTCCTGTCTTCGTAGAAGGTGATCTGAAAGGAATTCAACAAATACCAGAACCTGTCAAAAACATAAATCTTGAATTCCTGTTTaaagaaatttaataaaatgactACTACAGTACATGATTTTTGCACCTGCATAGCAAACTCAAATGCTAAATATGATGTGTCAAAATCCATTGGACAgcttttatatataaaacattccTTACCCTGCTCATGGTGATAGCTAAACTCACGCTGCTCTCCTCATACTTCAGCTTCTGGCACTTTTATACCTGTCCTCATCCAAAGCCTGACACCTTATAATGGAAAGTCCTGATCCAGCAGAATGAAACCAAAGCCCATTTTGCACCACTGAATAGCAAAAGGTTACCATGTGACAATATGTGTAGCTGTCGAGCTGATGTCTACACTGTCTGCTTTACATACATGGCAGAAACACATGAGCTGTAGTGTGTGAGTACAATGACTATGTAAAAAGCACATGTTCATTGAATTGACCACAGAGAAATGTATGTGTTTCAGCTAAAGAAAACAATCAAACCGAAAACATCAGGAGTTTTCACACTGAAGTCAGTGATTCTTGGAGCCGGACAGGTATAAATCTGGCAGGAGATGGTGAGTGGCAACAGGAGACTGAGAGATACCAATCAACAATGAGCAGAGTAAGTGTGCCATCAGATACGAAACCCCTGTTTCAGTGCCTGAAGTGCACATCTTACCCCATATTCATGctgtacttaaaaaaaatgctttacataataatatattttggAGCTTAAACTTTGCTGtactaatgtaaaataaatttggTGTATACTCCCACGATCCTGCATAAGagaagcaggtatagaaaatggatgcatggatggattttaAGCTTCATGATTAATTTATTGAATTTTGGATGTTAAAAGAATTCATAAATTCCTTTCAGATCACCTTCTACGCGGACAGGAACTTTGGGGGTCGCTCCTATGAGTGCAGCAGCGACTGTGGTGACCTCAGTTCCTACTTGAGCCACTGTTACTCCTGCAGAGTGCATAGCGGCTGCTTCATGCTCTATGACCACACAAACTACAGGGGGAACCAGTACTTTGTGAAGAGGGGCGAGTATCCCGACTGCATGAGCATGGGCATGAGTGACTGGTTCAGATCCTGCCGCATGATCCCCATGGTAAAGTATTTAACATTGTTACTGTTAAAGTTTTACCTGCAAAAAGCAGACATAGACTGTCTAATGTTCTATAAACTTCTGACTACGTTTATGATGTTATTGCTGTAATAATTTACAGTGAACTGAATTCCGTTTCTATGTTCTTCAAACAGTACAGAGGATCGTACAGGATGAGGATCTATGACAGGGAGAACTTTGGCGGTCAGATGATGGAGATGACggatgactgtgactctttcaTGGATCGTTACCGTTGGTCCAACTGCATGTCCTGCCACGCGATGGACGGCCACTGGCTGATGTATGAGCAGCCCCACTACAGGGGCAGGATGAGGTACTTCTGGCCTGGGGAGTACAGGAGCTTCGATGGCATGAAGTTCATGTCCATGAGGCGCATCATGGATTCCTGGTATTAAGAAATTTATgtagattaattaattaacatgtCGTTATCCTAGTACTGCAAAAAATTGAATAAAAGACTTGTTTTAATTTGCAACAGAATatgtattttggttttgtttattgaTTATAACAAAGGGTGATATCCTGCAAACAACATGTCAAAGATGACCCttaactttttttaaatgagataaactttattgatcccacgtGGCAATTCTTGT from Paramormyrops kingsleyae isolate MSU_618 chromosome 16, PKINGS_0.4, whole genome shotgun sequence carries:
- the LOC140578642 gene encoding gamma-crystallin M2-like — its product is MHSAGVTVAQITFYEDRNFGGRSYECSSDCGDLSSYLSHCYSCRVHSGCFMLYDRPNYMGNQYFVKRGEYPDCMSMGMSDWFRSCRMIPMYRGSYRMRIYDRENFGGQMMEMTDDCDSFMDRYRWSNCMSCHVMDGHWLMYEQPHYRGRMRYFWPGEYRSFGGMRFMSMRRIMDSWY
- the LOC140578640 gene encoding gamma-crystallin M2-like, with product MLKEFINSFQITFYADRNFGGRSYECSSDCGDLSSYLSHCYSCRVHSGCFMLYDHTNYRGNQYFVKRGEYPDCMSMGMSDWFRSCRMIPMYRGSYRMRIYDRENFGGQMMEMTDDCDSFMDRYRWSNCMSCHAMDGHWLMYEQPHYRGRMRYFWPGEYRSFDGMKFMSMRRIMDSWY